One Anaerolineae bacterium DNA segment encodes these proteins:
- a CDS encoding GAF domain-containing sensor histidine kinase yields MPASPTGVGNFERWLFALRWPYWGILLALALLSPHLNLEPFFVVALVAITAALHILLFLLLHLRRLGRWFAPMFWALDLALLTALLLKGGIWPTPLYPLLWWPVVVIGLAAGGGMGLLAGLVLAFCGALPLSTPQWSELAGMSLTEAVVSLIGLPALGAAAGWLSQQRAAQRLRELTAEVETLRQTRDRLDAVYAMASTLGATLDYQQVLQALFDLSAIEFRALGKNPAQMVGMALLFEEGRHEPALHVVAGHHITDADRDIRCPARQGVLQRVISAGEAEVISDVAADPELSAFPSLREARSAIVVPLRAGFESYGVVLFASPSPAAYSLDECHFLVAFSNQATIALQNAQLFQSLREERDRIITQQEEIRREIARELHDGPTQTIAAITMRLNYARALVKRSPEKAAEELAELEDLARRTTKEIRTMLFTLRPVILETQGLVAALRHYAEKIQETEGLLVEIQDAGFSASLSDETAGVVFSILEEAITNARKHAQAHRVVVRLRNDQQTFMAEVEDDGIGFDVAAVEQTYDQRGSLGLINMRERAELIDGTLSIISSPGSGT; encoded by the coding sequence ATGCCGGCCTCGCCGACCGGCGTGGGGAATTTCGAGCGCTGGCTGTTCGCCCTCCGCTGGCCCTATTGGGGCATTCTGCTCGCGCTGGCCTTACTCTCCCCACACCTGAACCTCGAACCCTTTTTCGTCGTCGCGCTGGTCGCCATCACGGCGGCCCTGCATATACTCCTGTTCCTCCTCCTGCACCTGCGCCGGCTGGGGCGCTGGTTCGCTCCGATGTTCTGGGCGTTGGACCTGGCCCTGCTGACCGCTCTGCTGCTCAAGGGCGGGATCTGGCCCACGCCCCTTTACCCTCTGCTGTGGTGGCCGGTGGTCGTGATCGGGCTGGCCGCCGGCGGAGGAATGGGCCTGCTGGCCGGCCTGGTGCTGGCATTCTGCGGTGCGCTCCCCCTGAGCACCCCACAGTGGAGCGAATTGGCCGGCATGAGCCTGACCGAGGCCGTTGTCTCCCTCATTGGCCTGCCGGCGCTGGGTGCCGCCGCCGGCTGGCTCAGCCAGCAGAGGGCCGCCCAACGACTGCGAGAGCTCACTGCCGAGGTCGAAACCCTGCGGCAAACGCGCGATCGCCTGGATGCGGTCTACGCTATGGCCAGTACCCTGGGCGCCACGCTCGATTATCAGCAGGTCCTGCAGGCGCTGTTTGACCTGAGCGCCATCGAGTTCCGGGCGTTAGGCAAGAACCCGGCGCAGATGGTAGGCATGGCCCTGCTGTTCGAGGAAGGCCGGCATGAGCCGGCCCTGCACGTGGTCGCCGGCCACCACATCACCGATGCCGACCGGGATATCCGCTGTCCGGCCCGGCAAGGTGTCCTTCAGCGCGTTATCTCCGCCGGCGAGGCCGAGGTGATCTCCGACGTCGCCGCGGATCCCGAACTATCTGCTTTCCCTTCCCTGCGCGAGGCCCGCTCCGCCATCGTTGTCCCCTTACGGGCCGGCTTTGAGTCCTACGGGGTGGTGCTCTTCGCCAGCCCCTCGCCGGCCGCCTATTCCCTGGACGAATGCCATTTCCTGGTGGCCTTTTCCAACCAGGCCACCATCGCCCTGCAGAACGCCCAGCTTTTCCAGAGCCTGCGCGAGGAACGGGACCGCATCATCACCCAGCAGGAGGAGATCCGCCGCGAGATCGCGCGCGAACTGCACGATGGGCCGACGCAGACCATCGCCGCCATCACCATGCGCCTCAACTACGCCCGCGCGCTGGTGAAGCGCTCGCCGGAGAAAGCCGCCGAGGAGCTGGCGGAGCTGGAAGACCTGGCCCGCAGGACGACGAAAGAGATCCGCACCATGCTGTTCACCCTGCGGCCGGTGATCCTGGAGACCCAGGGGCTGGTGGCGGCACTGCGCCATTATGCTGAGAAAATCCAGGAGACGGAAGGGCTTCTGGTGGAGATCCAGGACGCCGGCTTCTCCGCTTCCCTCTCCGACGAGACCGCCGGCGTCGTCTTCTCCATCTTGGAGGAGGCCATCACCAACGCCCGCAAGCACGCCCAGGCCCACCGCGTGGTCGTGCGACTGCGCAACGACCAGCAGACCTTCATGGCAGAGGTGGAGGATGACGGCATCGGCTTTGACGTGGCGGCGGTCGAGCAGACCTACGACCAGCGCGGCAGTTTGGGGCTTATCAACATGAGGGAACGGGCGGAGCTGATTGATGGGACGCTGTCCATAATCTCCAGCCCCGGGAGCGGCACG